The window AAAATCCGGCGTCACGTTTGATCAAATATGCTGGGAGGTCATTAACCTGATCCCCAAAGCCTGGAAGTATTCTGGCATTGCCTGCGGTGAGATTATCCTCAAGGGAAAGGTTTTCAGAACAGATAATTACCAGGACACTAAGTGGAATCTTTCCTCAGATATAAAGATGCATGGGATAAAGGTTGGTGTTATCAAGGTATCGTATTTAGAGAAATGCCCAAAGCTTGATGAAGGACCTTTCCGAACAGAAGAGAGGCTATTGCTGGATGTCGTTGCCGAGCGGTTGGGAAAAGCTGTCGAACAGCAGGAGACACAACAGATTATGGAACGGAGTGAGCATTGGTATCACCTCTTGGCTGACAACGTTTCCGATGTTATTTGGACAGCAACCATGGATCTCAAATTTACCTACTTCAGCCCTTCTGTTACAAGGATGAGAGGTCATACAGTTGAAGAAGCCATGGCGGAAACATTGGATAAGATGTTGACGCCGACATCCTATATTATCGCAATGAGCGTCTTGGAGGAAGAGCTGTTGATAGAGGCTAATCCCCATAAAGAACTGAACCGGTCGCGTGTGTTGGAACTTGAGGAGTATCGTAAAGACGGCTCCTCTATCTGGGTTGAGATTAAAATGAGTTTCCTACGGGACCAGAGCGGGAAGGCTGTAGGAATTCTTGGTGTCACGCGGGATATCACGAAACGAAAGCTGGCAGAGGAAACCATCCGTCAACTAGCCTACTATGACACGATTACTGGCCTGCCCAACCGCACACTGCTATATGACCGTATTAATATGGCAATAGCTCAGGCCGAACGGAACCGGGAAATGCTTGCCGTACTGGTGCTGGATTTGGATAGATTTAAGGATATCAATGATAGATTTGGACACGAAGTAGGGGATTGTCTCCTTAAGCATGTCGGCACACGAATAACAGATATCCTGCGTAAAACTGATACCGCTGCTCGAATGGGGGGCGACGAGTTTGTGATCCTTTTACTAAGCTTGACCAAGGTAGAATATGTGAGCACAATCGCAGAAAAAATTACGGAGGCTTTTCGTCAGCCATTTGTGATAGATGGCCAAGAAGTGATATGCACAGCCAGTATTGGAATTGCGACATATCCGCATGATGGTAAAGATATCGATGGGTTA is drawn from Dehalococcoidales bacterium and contains these coding sequences:
- a CDS encoding sensor domain-containing diguanylate cyclase, with protein sequence KSGVTFDQICWEVINLIPKAWKYSGIACGEIILKGKVFRTDNYQDTKWNLSSDIKMHGIKVGVIKVSYLEKCPKLDEGPFRTEERLLLDVVAERLGKAVEQQETQQIMERSEHWYHLLADNVSDVIWTATMDLKFTYFSPSVTRMRGHTVEEAMAETLDKMLTPTSYIIAMSVLEEELLIEANPHKELNRSRVLELEEYRKDGSSIWVEIKMSFLRDQSGKAVGILGVTRDITKRKLAEETIRQLAYYDTITGLPNRTLLYDRINMAIAQAERNREMLAVLVLDLDRFKDINDRFGHEVGDCLLKHVGTRITDILRKTDTAARMGGDEFVILLLSLTKVEYVSTIAEKITEAFRQPFVIDGQEVICTASIGIATYPHDGKDIDGLIKNADMAMYRAKERGRNRYEFSTKSVLGIVSK